The genomic interval TTGTATGCCGAGTCACCGAGCGGGCTGGCACGCGGCCGAGCGTCGCCGGGGAGAGAGCGTGTCATGCGTAGCCGGCCGCCCGTTCGCCGCACTCGGACCGAGTTCGACGACAGGGGGTGTCGATCAGGCGCTGTAGTCGTCCAGACTCGGTTCATGGCTGCGCGGCGGTGCTACCGTGGGCACGGTCTGCCGCCGCACACACGAGTGCCGACTCGTGTCTGTCCCATCTTCTCGCCCGCGAACGCGGGCAGCCCGGACTCTCCCAGCAGTTTTCCGTCGTCGACGTGGACGCCGATCAGACGTGTGTCTCGACAGTGGGGGCCCCGTCCTAGATCGTCTCCCGCTCGAAGTCCGGGAGAGCGACATCGTCGTCAGATGCCACAGCAGAGTCGGGCCGAACGCCGCCGATCCTCCCGCCGAGACCGATCGCCGCCGCCTCGCTCGATCCCAGTTGCTCCTCGCTCGTGGCACCCTGGACCTTCCGGAGACAGCCAGGTATACGCTACGGAGGCCACTGGCAGTTCGATTCGCCGATAAAAAGTCGGGTGGTGAACGCGAATCGTCGGTCGGCGACGCGCTGTGCCGGCTTACGACGACGAGATCACGTCGTCGATACGGACGATCATCGTCGCGGCCTCGGTCGCCGAGTCGACGGCTTCGCGCTTGACCGCGGCGGGGTCGAGGATGCCGTACTCGACGGGGTCACCGACGACGCCCGTCTGGCCCTCGCTGATGATGCCGGCGATGCCCTCGCTCTCGTGTTCCGAGCGGAGGTCGACGAGCGCGTCGATGGCGTCCAGGCCGGTGTTCTCCGCGAGCGTGCGGGGGAGCACGTCGACGGCGTCGGCGAAGGCCTCGACGGCCAGCTGCTTGCGGCCCTCGATGGACGCGGCTTCGCTGCGGATCTCGTCGGCGATCGCGATCTCGGTCGCACCCGCGCCGGGGACGACGCCGCCCTTGTCCAGGGCTGCGACGACGACATCCAGCGCGTCGGTCAGCGCGCGCTCGATCTCGTCAACCACGTGGTCGGTCGAGCCGCGAGCGAAGACGGTGACGGACTTGGCCGCGGCGCCGCCGCGGATGAACGTCACGTCGTCGTCACCGTGTTTCTCGACGGTGACGCTGTCGGCATGGCCCAGTGCGTCCTCGGTCAGGTCCTCGACGGAGCCGACCCGCTTTGCGCCGGTCGTCTCGACGATGTCTTTCGCGGTCGAGGAGTCGACGCTCTTTGCGGCGAAGACGCCCTCCTTGGCGAGGGTCGACGCGACCAGGTCGGAGACGCCGTCGGTGACGAAGACCACGTCGGCCCCGCTGTCGACGATCGCTTTCGCGTAGCCCTGGAGTTCCTGCTGCTCGGCGTCCAGCGCGGCGTTGAGCTCGTCGACGTTCGTGACGTTGTAGCTGGCGTCGATGTTGCTCTCCCGAACTTCGAGCTCGGCGTCGACGACGGCGATCTCGGCGTCCTCGACCGAGGTCGGCATGTTGTCGTGGACCGGCGTCTCGTCGATGATGACGCCCTCGACCAGTTCCGTCGCCGAGGAAGCCGCACCCGTCTGGGTGTGGATCTCGATGTTGTCACGGACGACGCCGTTGTCGGTCTTGGCGTGGCGGACGGCGTCGACGACGACCTCGGCCAGTCGGTGAGCCTCGACATCGCCGGTGCCTTTGCCGGTCATCGAGGACTCGGCGACTTCGACGAGTGTGTCGTCGTCCAGGTCGACATCGAGGACGTTCTCCTCGATGGATTCCTGGGCGAGCTGGGCCGCGGCGTGATAGCCCTCGACGATCGTCGTCGGGTGGACATCGTCGTCGAGCAGGTCCTCTGCCTTCGCCAGCAGTTCGCCGGCCAGCACAGACGCGGTCGTCGTGCCGTCGCCGACC from Haloarcula pelagica carries:
- the thsA gene encoding thermosome subunit alpha — protein: MGGQPLFILDEDAQRTHGKDAQSSNISAGKAVSESVRTTLGPRGMDKMLVSDDGDVVITNDGATILSEMDIEHPAAQMIVEVAQTQEDEVGDGTTTASVLAGELLAKAEDLLDDDVHPTTIVEGYHAAAQLAQESIEENVLDVDLDDDTLVEVAESSMTGKGTGDVEAHRLAEVVVDAVRHAKTDNGVVRDNIEIHTQTGAASSATELVEGVIIDETPVHDNMPTSVEDAEIAVVDAELEVRESNIDASYNVTNVDELNAALDAEQQELQGYAKAIVDSGADVVFVTDGVSDLVASTLAKEGVFAAKSVDSSTAKDIVETTGAKRVGSVEDLTEDALGHADSVTVEKHGDDDVTFIRGGAAAKSVTVFARGSTDHVVDEIERALTDALDVVVAALDKGGVVPGAGATEIAIADEIRSEAASIEGRKQLAVEAFADAVDVLPRTLAENTGLDAIDALVDLRSEHESEGIAGIISEGQTGVVGDPVEYGILDPAAVKREAVDSATEAATMIVRIDDVISSS